A window of Deltaproteobacteria bacterium genomic DNA:
GGCCTTGGCAACATCGTCCGGATAGTTGCGGTAGCCGACAAGATTCTGACCACGCAGCAACATGGAGAATGGTGTTTTCTTGATGTAGCGTTTCAGAGTTTTGGGTCTTTCCCAGGGATCCTCGTTGAGAAAGCGGTGCATGGTATCGAACGTGGCCCCGCCCCAAACCTCCATGGCCCAGAAACCGACCTCGTCCATTTGTTCGGCGATGGGAATCATGTCTTCAGTTTTCATCCGGGTGGCGAAGATGGATTGATGCCCATCTCTTAAGGTATTATCCTGTATCTTGAGGGGATTTTTAGTTTCTACTGACAATGTTAACCTCCTGTAAAAAAATAGTCTGAGTGCTGAGGACTAAGTGCTCCAAATTTGTTGATCGTTGCTTTTTACTCAGCACTCAGTCCTCGGAACTCGTCCTAATGCAGACGACAAGTGCCTGTCAAGCTTTATTTACAATACTTCAAGAAGCGGCGAAACAGCAAAGGCATAAGCGGCAAAGGCGCCTTCATGACTCAAGCTGATGTCTATGTCAGTTGCCTGCCCCCGGAGATAGACTAAGGGAGGGCCTAAGCCGTGCGGCCCTTGAGCGCGCCTGATCTCGACATCCTGCGGGCTGCTGCCGGGCAGGTATTGGGCAAGATGCCTTTGTGCGGCGGCGCGTACATAAGATGATTCATAGGCCGGCGTCGGGTTGTCAAAGGGCATCCGTGCCACCTGCCAGGCAATCCTTGTGCCGGAATCCGAAGCAAAAGAGGTGGCGATGCTGTGTACGTAACTGGCGGTGATCATGGTCTCCAGATTAATGTTGCCCCTCGGAGTAGCAACAGCCCCGAGGAGACGCCGCTCGCACGGAAGCAGCGCGACCACCGGCTCCCTTGCTTCTATCCGGGCCTCTGTCCGGCCAAATTGCACTTTATAAAGCAGTGGTTTGGAAGTAACATCCCACTGGTCTTTCTGAATGGCTTTATAAGCGGCTTCCTTGCCTGTCCACAGGGCCCAAAGCATGGCGTCGGGCTCGCTGTCGGCCAGCAGCAGGTGTTCTTCTTCAGGGAGCAATATGCGTTTCCGGAAGCGTGTATTGTTGCTCTTGCCCTGTACATGCGGATGCAGCAAATCCACTATGTCGTTGCCGACGCGCCTCAAAATAAGCATCCTCCATCCGGGCCAGCCGGGCTATGATTTGTTCTGCATAATGCCGTTGCGCCCTCAGTCCACTTAGTTCCGTTCTTTCCGGTGTCAGCACGTCCATGGCGATGGTAAAACGTTCACCTAACCTTGGTATTTTGGTGTAGGTTTCCTGATGGTCGCCGCGCAGGTAGATGCATAAGACCTTGCCATCTTCTTCGCTACTGACGAAGCGGCCCACGCCATAGGTATGATTTTCCACATTTATTCTGGCCGTCCGCGAGCGGCCGCCTTCGGGAAAAATTAATAAAGGTTGTTGGCGGCGTAAGAGATAAGTACACTTCTCCATGACGAGCTTCATTTCGTCCCGGTCTCCGCCCCGACTGACGGGAACACATTTCACAAGATAACACAGCAGCGTGGAAAAGAAGTTGCGCTGAAAATTGGCGCGCTCGGGCAGATTCCAGGGAAGCAGGCGAAAGTTCAGCATATAGGCATACATGGGGGCGAGGGCGTAGGCCAGAATAACCGAATCAATATTGGTTAAATGGTTGGGGCAAATTATCCAGGGGCCGCGGTGGTTCTTAAAAAGCTGCGCATATTCGCTGCGTATTTTTTGCAAGTCCCTGATCCTGTAGCCGCATAGCCTGACGCAAAGGTAGACGAACGGCGCCATTAAAAACACCGCCAATCTGCCTATTGCGTACTGCAAATGTAGCAAGACTTTTGCGCTGAGATCCACTATGCCGCCTTACTTTTGATAACTTCGATGGCATCGCCGATCGTTCTTATCCTGTCTGCATCATCATCATCTATCTCGATGCCGAAGACGTCTTCGCATTTGATAATAATATCCACCAGGCGGGCGGAATTAACCTTCAGGTCATTCAGGATATGGGTTTCCTTGGTGGCCTTTTCTACCAGGGCGGTATCTTTGGCGTAGAGCCTGATAATGTTCATAAACTCGTCGTAAATCTTTTTTTCATCCATTTGTAACTCCTTTTTTGTTTATTTGTGAAACTCCAATTCCGAAAGCGCAGCGCATTGGAATTGGCAAGTTGAACAATCCCGCGCAGCGGAGGGCATAATACCGCAGTTTGCTTTGGGATTCATACCCGTGATTGTTCCCATCTTTGAAAGATCAAACAGCTATTAACATCGCCAAAACCGAAGCCGGCCTTGGCGATGACCTTAATATTCGGGTTTTCAATCAGCCGGTGAGGAATCTTGGCGGCGAAGGCCTCCAGGTCCGGATGCAGGTCCTCGCAATTAATCGAAGGATGTATAAAGCCTTTGTATAATTGCAGAACAACGGCCACGCATTCGATCGCTCCGGCTGCGCCTAAGCAATGGCCGATCATCGCCTTCGTAGAATTGATATAGGGAAAATCAGCGGGTCCCCGCCCGAGTGCTGCCGCCCAGTTATGGACCTCATAGGGATCGGCGAAAGTGGCCGTCAGGTGTCCATTAATGGCACCGATAGCATCGGGATCAACATTGGCGTCGGCAATGGCGCCTTTAACGCATCTCTTGACGCCTTCCGGGTTGGGCGCCGTCATGGAGCCACCCTGTCTTTGGCCGCCACAGTTGACATAACCTCCCAGAACTTCTACATAGATGCGCGCCCCACGTGCGAGCGCCGTCTCCAGGTCTTCCAGGATCAGCACTGCCGCCCCGGAGCCGGGCACAAACCCGTTGGCCGAAGCGCTCATGGGCCGGGAGGCCCGTTCCGGTTGATCGTTATACTTGCGAGCGATCACGCGCATGGAGTCAAAACCCGCCCAGATGTAGGGAGAAGAACCCTCGCTGCCGCCCACCAAAACACGTTTGGCCAAACCGGAACGAATCCTCAACATGCCTTCAATGATCGCCTCATTGCCCGTGCTGCAGGCCGAGGAGTTGGACGTAACCTGGTTGCCCAGGGCCAGCAGACCGGCTATGCGGGCGCTGGTGGCGCTGTTCATAACCCTCTCCACGATGCTGCTTCCCATGCGTTTGACCTTGCCCTCATTGACCATGGGAACCACCGTGTTGGCAATCGTCTCCATACCGCCGATTCCTGATCCGACGATAGTTCCCGTATCCCAATGCACAGTATCATCATCAGGACCGGGAATGCTGAAGCCGGCGTCGGTCCAGGCGTCTATTGCGGCAACTGATGCATAGCCGATATTGTCGTTGATGGACACCATCTTTTCCTCATCAAAGTACTGCCGGCAAACGGCATCAAACCCCTGGGGCACGCCGCCCACCTGACAGCCGAAGTTTAGAGTGGCGAGTTCCTGTATAAAGCGGATACCTGATTGGCCCGCACGCAGGGCGGCCTCATAGTTGTTCAGCCCGTGGCCATTCGGCGCGACGACTCCCATGCCTGTTACAACAACCCTAGGTCTCATTCAGCATCACCCCCGTCCCCGCTAAGATACCGCAGCATACCAACTCACCGTTTTCCCTTTCCATACTTACCTTGGTCTTCAAACTCCCTCTCCGAAAATAGAGCTTCTCACCCCTGACAATTACCCGTTCGCCCGGAAGTACGATGCCGGAAAACTCAACTGCATCCGCCAGGGTAAAAAGCGTAATCATTGCTTTTGTTTCCTGGGGTGACTTTTGACCTTGCAACAGCGTAAGATACAGTCCCAAGGCAACCACCCCGGTTTGCGCCATAGTTTCTATCAGCAACACTCCCGGTGTAATCGGGCGGTCAGGAAAATGGCCCTTGTAGAAATACTCCTCGGCGCGAAAGCGGTAGGCCCCCACTATATTGCTTTCGTCCAATTCCAGTACCTCATCAATGAACCGGAACGGATGCTGCTGGGGAACGCTGTGTAAAATCAGATCCCGCATCTCTTGATCAGCCGCCATAAAGCCCCCCGTTCACATGCACGACACTTCCCGTTATATAATTGCCTTTGGTAGCCAGGAAAGCGACTACTTCCGCCACTTCATGGGGCAAGCCCATCCGTTCCAGAGTAACATTAGCCAGAATCTGAGCCTTGACTTCTTCCGGCAATACCTTGGTCATTCCCGTATCAATAAAGCCCGGGGCTACCGAATTAACTAAGATATTACGTCCTTTCAACTCCTTGGAGAGAGATTTGGTAAAGGCGTCCATAGCGGCTTTTTCCATAGCATAGGGGATCTGTCCGGCATTTCCGGTATGCCCCACGACGCTGGAGATATTAATAATGCGGCCACTGCTTCTTCGCAGCATAAATAAGCGGATTATCCTTTTGGTAAGGTACCAGGTCCCCCGCATCAGAGCCCGCTGTAAGTCAAATTGTTCCATTTTCATGGAGTTAATGTCGGCATTTACGGACAGGCCAACATTGTTTACGAGTACATCCACACGATTGGTCAGGTCTTTCAAGCTGGTCAGCATCTTTTCCACCTGATCAGTATCCGCAAGATCCACCGGAAGCAGAAAACCATCGCCAATTTCTGCAAGGGTATGCGCAGCTTCAGCACTGCTGGGAAGATCGCTTATGCCTATCCGGAACCCCTCCTGTGATAGGGCATGGCAGCAGGCCGCACCTATCCCTCTTGCGCCGCCGGTTACAATGGCTACGGGCTTGTCTGTCATATTTCTCCTTTCATTTGTCCGCCAATGGCGTTTGGTGAATGCAGAGGATAATCAGGATACACGATGCCCTGAAAAACGCCGCTGCGAGCATCTTTGACTTCCATAATCTGTTCGCCGTCCACAAAGACTTGGGCATCACCAATAACGACAGAGGCGCCTGATACCTTAAGCTGCGAAAAGCGCTTTACCGAAATTTCATATCGCACGCATTTATTAAAGGGACGTATCTGACCACTAAAAAAAACCTCCCCGCACCCTAAAGCTCTACCTGCGCCCAGAGCGCCGCGCCAGATACAATAAAATCCCAGCAATTGCCAGACGGCATCTACGCATAAACAACCGGGATGGACGGGGTCGCCGGGCATATGGCATTGAAAATACCAGGCGTCAAATTTTACATCCTGCTCCGCGATAATTTTTCCGTGCCGGCCGTCGCTTGTTATCGAGATTACCCTGTCCACCATGAGAAAAGGAGGCGCCGGCAGGCGACCATCGAAGCCCTCCGGCCGATCCTGTACCAACTTTCCGTAGGCAAAGGCTATCAACTCTTCCTGACCAAAGTGATCGCTGTCCAGGAATTCCTTATATTTCATCCTTCTTCCTCCACGTATGTGTGTCTTCAGTAGTCCCGATATCCAAATCTCCCAGAAACTGGTTGGAAATGACGTTTTCCGGGAAGAAATGTCCAATGCCGTGGAGATATAACATATTAAATCAATTCCCGTCCCATGATCATGTTTTGCACTTCCCGTGTGCCTTCGTAAATATCAATGATGTGCGCATCTCTGACGAGTTTGGAAATTTCATATTCCGCCATGAAGCCATAGCCGCCGTGGAGATGGAGTCCTTCGTTGGCGCAGAAAAGGGCTGCTTCGGCGGCGGCGTTCTTGGCCAGGGAGGCATAGAGGCCCCGGTCGGGCGCCATTTCCTGCACTTTGAAGGCAGCCTTCATCAGGGCCAGTTCTGCCAGTTCAACTTTTTTCCACATCTGGACCAGGGTATCGCCGACGATGGGCAGGTCGCAGAGACGCTGACCAAACTGGCGACGTTCTTTGGTATAGGCCAGGGTCACATCCCAGGCGCGTCGGGCCAGTCCCACGCCGATAGCGGCCACCATGGGGCGGGCAAAATCAAGGACATCCACAACGTAGGTGAAACCCTTTCTTCTGTCGCCGATGATTTGGTGCGGTTCAATCAGAACGTCTTCAAAGGTCACGCTGGCGGTATTGGAGAGGTGCTGTCCCAGCTTGTCTTCCGGTTTGCCGATGATAATCCTGCCCCCCGTGGGAAGCAGAATTTCTTTGTTGGCCGGAATAGAATTGTTATCCCCCTGTATCAATACCTGCGGCGCAGGAACTACGACGCAGGCGAGCAATTGGCTGGTCGGCTTGCCCACTTTGCAGAAAACGGTAAACTGGGAAGCGAGGGACGCATTGGTAATAAAGCATTTGGCACCGTTCAGGACGTAGTTGCCGTCCTCCCGCTTTTGAATAAAAGTAGTCATGGCCAGATTATCCGAACCGGCGCCGGGTTCAGTCAGGCAGAATGCCGCCAGCAGCGGCAACTCCATAAAAGGCGCTAAAAAGGCGTTCTTCTGGGCGTCGGTGCCATGCTGGACAATAACCGTGTTCGCGAGATCATTGCACATGGCCGAGGTTGATATGCCCGTATCTCCATAGGAGAGTTCCTTGATAATCAAGGCCGTGGACACGACATCTACTTCATACCCCTTGAGAGCCTCCGGAAAGGATAGATTCAGGATTCCGAGCTCCCAGGCTTTATGGACGAGGCCTCCGGGGAAGACATGCCCCTTGTCGAGGTTCATAACCTGGGGGAGTATCTCGCTTTTGACGAATCTCCGCACCGTGTCAACGTACATCTGCTGACTTTCCGTGAGGTTAAAATCCATGTTCTTATCTCCTTGCCTTCTTACGCTGTGCTGCCGTTGCTTTCCCGAAAAGTGCGCTCGGCCGTTGTCAGGCTCGTGATAGAGGCGCAACTAATATCTACGGTCTTGAAAAAATCACGCAGCGGCCGACTGGGCCCGATCTCATAGATCATATCTGTCCTGGCGGCAAGACATTTCATGTTATCAACCCAGCGCACGGTGTTGCTGAGTTGTGATACCAGGCTGAACATAATTGCTTCCGGTGTGGCAGAATGGAATTGACCCGTGAAATTAGATGTAACGTCAACGGCGTGAGCCGCCAGCATATTATTGCCATGCTCCCGCAGGGTGTCGGCAAATCTTGCTCCGATGGGCTGCATAAAGCGGCTGTGAAAGGGGGCGCTGACGTTGAGCGGCACAAAGCGAAAACCCTGATCGTAACTGAAAGTCGCACGCAAACGGCTTTCCGCTTCGGGCAGGGCGCTGAGATAGCCGCTGATAACCACCTGATGGGCGGAGTTAGCGTTGGCCACATCCAGGGGCAGATCGGCCAGATCGTGACGTACTTTTTCCAGATCAATGTTGCTGGAGATCACGGCCGCCATGCCGCCCACACCAACGGGCACGGCCTGCTGCATGAGTTGACCGCGGATATGGACGATTTTTACGGCTTCAGCCAAAGATAGCACTCCCGCCGCCGTAAGGGCGGTGAACTCTCCGAGACTATGACCGCCGAATATGCTGGGAGCAAAGCCGTAACGAAAATGCAGGCCGCGCAGGGCGGCAATCTCCGTAGTCAGCAGGCACGGCTGAGTAAACTCCGTCAGGTTTAAGCGTTCATCGTCACGAAAACAAAGCAGGGACACATCCCAACCGAGAGCATCCGACGCCTCTTCATAGGTTTGT
This region includes:
- a CDS encoding carboxylase, encoding MSVETKNPLKIQDNTLRDGHQSIFATRMKTEDMIPIAEQMDEVGFWAMEVWGGATFDTMHRFLNEDPWERPKTLKRYIKKTPFSMLLRGQNLVGYRNYPDDVAKA
- a CDS encoding 4'-phosphopantetheinyl transferase superfamily protein, whose product is MLILRRVGNDIVDLLHPHVQGKSNNTRFRKRILLPEEEHLLLADSEPDAMLWALWTGKEAAYKAIQKDQWDVTSKPLLYKVQFGRTEARIEAREPVVALLPCERRLLGAVATPRGNINLETMITASYVHSIATSFASDSGTRIAWQVARMPFDNPTPAYESSYVRAAAQRHLAQYLPGSSPQDVEIRRAQGPHGLGPPLVYLRGQATDIDISLSHEGAFAAYAFAVSPLLEVL
- a CDS encoding lysophospholipid acyltransferase family protein, with protein sequence MAPFVYLCVRLCGYRIRDLQKIRSEYAQLFKNHRGPWIICPNHLTNIDSVILAYALAPMYAYMLNFRLLPWNLPERANFQRNFFSTLLCYLVKCVPVSRGGDRDEMKLVMEKCTYLLRRQQPLLIFPEGGRSRTARINVENHTYGVGRFVSSEEDGKVLCIYLRGDHQETYTKIPRLGERFTIAMDVLTPERTELSGLRAQRHYAEQIIARLARMEDAYFEARRQRHSGFAASACTGQEQQYTLPETHIAP
- a CDS encoding phosphopantetheine-binding protein yields the protein MDEKKIYDEFMNIIRLYAKDTALVEKATKETHILNDLKVNSARLVDIIIKCEDVFGIEIDDDDADRIRTIGDAIEVIKSKAA
- a CDS encoding beta-ketoacyl-[acyl-carrier-protein] synthase family protein; amino-acid sequence: MRPRVVVTGMGVVAPNGHGLNNYEAALRAGQSGIRFIQELATLNFGCQVGGVPQGFDAVCRQYFDEEKMVSINDNIGYASVAAIDAWTDAGFSIPGPDDDTVHWDTGTIVGSGIGGMETIANTVVPMVNEGKVKRMGSSIVERVMNSATSARIAGLLALGNQVTSNSSACSTGNEAIIEGMLRIRSGLAKRVLVGGSEGSSPYIWAGFDSMRVIARKYNDQPERASRPMSASANGFVPGSGAAVLILEDLETALARGARIYVEVLGGYVNCGGQRQGGSMTAPNPEGVKRCVKGAIADANVDPDAIGAINGHLTATFADPYEVHNWAAALGRGPADFPYINSTKAMIGHCLGAAGAIECVAVVLQLYKGFIHPSINCEDLHPDLEAFAAKIPHRLIENPNIKVIAKAGFGFGDVNSCLIFQRWEQSRV
- a CDS encoding beta-hydroxyacyl-ACP dehydratase — protein: MAADQEMRDLILHSVPQQHPFRFIDEVLELDESNIVGAYRFRAEEYFYKGHFPDRPITPGVLLIETMAQTGVVALGLYLTLLQGQKSPQETKAMITLFTLADAVEFSGIVLPGERVIVRGEKLYFRRGSLKTKVSMERENGELVCCGILAGTGVMLNET
- a CDS encoding 3-oxoacyl-ACP reductase FabG yields the protein MTDKPVAIVTGGARGIGAACCHALSQEGFRIGISDLPSSAEAAHTLAEIGDGFLLPVDLADTDQVEKMLTSLKDLTNRVDVLVNNVGLSVNADINSMKMEQFDLQRALMRGTWYLTKRIIRLFMLRRSSGRIINISSVVGHTGNAGQIPYAMEKAAMDAFTKSLSKELKGRNILVNSVAPGFIDTGMTKVLPEEVKAQILANVTLERMGLPHEVAEVVAFLATKGNYITGSVVHVNGGLYGG
- the fabA gene encoding bifunctional 3-hydroxydecanoyl-ACP dehydratase/trans-2-decenoyl-ACP isomerase; protein product: MKYKEFLDSDHFGQEELIAFAYGKLVQDRPEGFDGRLPAPPFLMVDRVISITSDGRHGKIIAEQDVKFDAWYFQCHMPGDPVHPGCLCVDAVWQLLGFYCIWRGALGAGRALGCGEVFFSGQIRPFNKCVRYEISVKRFSQLKVSGASVVIGDAQVFVDGEQIMEVKDARSGVFQGIVYPDYPLHSPNAIGGQMKGEI
- a CDS encoding acyl-CoA dehydrogenase family protein, translated to MDFNLTESQQMYVDTVRRFVKSEILPQVMNLDKGHVFPGGLVHKAWELGILNLSFPEALKGYEVDVVSTALIIKELSYGDTGISTSAMCNDLANTVIVQHGTDAQKNAFLAPFMELPLLAAFCLTEPGAGSDNLAMTTFIQKREDGNYVLNGAKCFITNASLASQFTVFCKVGKPTSQLLACVVVPAPQVLIQGDNNSIPANKEILLPTGGRIIIGKPEDKLGQHLSNTASVTFEDVLIEPHQIIGDRRKGFTYVVDVLDFARPMVAAIGVGLARRAWDVTLAYTKERRQFGQRLCDLPIVGDTLVQMWKKVELAELALMKAAFKVQEMAPDRGLYASLAKNAAAEAALFCANEGLHLHGGYGFMAEYEISKLVRDAHIIDIYEGTREVQNMIMGRELI
- a CDS encoding ACP S-malonyltransferase, giving the protein MGKIVAAVFPGQGAQRTGMGKDFNDELAVSRQTYEEASDALGWDVSLLCFRDDERLNLTEFTQPCLLTTEIAALRGLHFRYGFAPSIFGGHSLGEFTALTAAGVLSLAEAVKIVHIRGQLMQQAVPVGVGGMAAVISSNIDLEKVRHDLADLPLDVANANSAHQVVISGYLSALPEAESRLRATFSYDQGFRFVPLNVSAPFHSRFMQPIGARFADTLREHGNNMLAAHAVDVTSNFTGQFHSATPEAIMFSLVSQLSNTVRWVDNMKCLAARTDMIYEIGPSRPLRDFFKTVDISCASITSLTTAERTFRESNGSTA